The following nucleotide sequence is from Corticium candelabrum chromosome 19, ooCorCand1.1, whole genome shotgun sequence.
GTAGTAAAGAAAATGCTTCTTAACGTCCCGTTCGAgttccctactaacacacaaatgataaaaccgtagctactgtaaacacaaaggtacccgtgcagcaggaTGCGAGACGAGtgcgacatgtcttcgtcgttcttgtattacggccgtaattggaaaggtatgcatttatgaaactgaacactaatgctggtcctaggaccaaccgcaatatattgagaagaggcggtatcatctcagacccgtggaggacgattttgtatcggcgctacacgggtctgggaggtcgaggctagaAGAAAGTAGCGTCAACGTTTCATAccaatctttcttgcaagacgacgtcgatcgtatGGCGCGTTATACGTGCCAAAATAAGAATAATCGTGCATCAGGAGTAGGggtttttgcatcaggggtaggttTTTTTTTGCATCAGAGGTAGAGTTTTTTTGCATCAGCGGTAGGGGTTTTGTCCATCAGGGGTAGAGGTTTTTTGCACCAGGGATAGGGTTTTTGCACCAGGGGTAGGAggtttgtgcatcaggggtagtaGGGGTTTtctgcatcaggggtaggggttttttgcatcaggggtaggggttttttgcatcagcGGTAGGGGGTTTTTGCATcagggtaggggttttttgcattaggggtaggggtgtTTGCAcaaggggtaggggttttgtgcatcaggggtaggagtttttttgcatcaggggtagggtttttttgcatcagaggtaggggttttgtgcatcaggggtagggcactatacacacaaaaatctGTGTGTGCACCTTCTGttctggatccttcgtgcaaacgggatccgaaagatttcttgcaaatgggatccgagCCGTGTGCTGATGCTGACAGATTCAACCTCTTCATCGctaacaatgcaacgtctctacGCTTACTGTAGCAGTTGTGCGTCCGTGCTCTTTGCATAGTGTctttcactgtgccaaatgcaccgaacaggtcacagatcgctttccaactattttttgcagactctagaaaataaaagaagtcaacagaacaagtttgaAGTCACAGTGTTGTTTCCTcgctttactacaaaaaggatcccgtttgcacgaaatttcttgcaaatgggatccgaCATGTTCTCCTCTACAGATCGCTTTCCATCTATTTTTAATCTTTTAGTATAAGTccattaaaatgtaatataatatattatatgtaacATAAATACGTTATTCAATAACTCGAACGCCATTGCTACAAAATTGAACTAGAGATTAGTGACAGATTGAGTATCTACGTGAAGAGAAGCCACTTGAGATCGGTTCTACATCAAGGTAAAGCAAAGAATTATTTTATGTGTACTGAACAGAAGCCTTGTTATATTGTAGAAACTATTTAtatgcaaaaattaaatttgaaggCTCAAGTCATTTCAATAACAACTACATCAGCTACGGAAAACATCACAAAACTCTAACGTACCACAAATAATGACATTGATGTGAAAACGTTACATGGctaattgttttatttataaaattgtAGATTGAAACAATAGTCGaaacaaatttatattataacaattgaaaaatttatctaattaaAATGTTATTCTACACGATTACATAAAATTTATGAAAGGTTAGTTACCTATAATAGGATCATATTTAgtatttaaatattattattatctgTTATATCATATAGTTATtacaattttttgtaaaaaattaaaaatattgaaatctGTTAGCTTATTTCAAAATATTCTCCAAtgatagaacaaagtacatcattatcttttttatatatttattcacTAAACATGAATTCATAGACTTATTAAATTTTCTATATGTAATAGATAGACTTAGGCGTATGTATATCgaatattttgtattattttaataaaatggatctaatatattatattggtGTCTGGAGGGGAGTCTTGCAAAAACACCTTTGCCTCCATGATCCAAAAGTAAACCTTGACAAGAAAATTCGAATAGTGTCAGTTCTACAGTCCTTTTAGAAATGATTTTTGTGAGACTATCGTATGGCGTGTCATTTGTGTCAAActtagacaatgagatgaggcgacgAGACCATGCgacgagaccatgcgatgagactcTAATATGAAACTGTAATATGAgattgcaatatgagactgcaTCAATACGAGATTACTGGCGTGATTACCGCAGATTACCGCATGCAGCTACTACACAACTGTGGAGACTGCACTAGATAAttatacaagctccaatgcccggcttcgcccgggggacaacacatgccaggtgcttctcctttccacttcatagcaccgcagttgacacacacgtttgtcgtagagccaatacaacacggaagtggaggagagacaggtcgcatttataggtagagattatagcagaaagtatctaaaaatgcgtttgatggtatcataggtgatgttggccgtgaatgattgcagtgaataaaaatgtcGAGTATACACTTGAAATCGtgtagcactcccggatattgcgctgtccgttgaatgaaataaagtcacgtgcagttagacgaatcgtatagcactcccggatattgcgctgttcgaaataaagtcacgtgcagttagacgaatctatcagagcagaactggaagtcacatgcagtactcacccggataattcgttccccgtatctaacgaagtcacgactcgtaccgactctcgtcatttcgacagtcccgctgaacgtcgtctcttcgaagacgttgctggcgtttcggggaacaggtgcagtaaacacggcagctccgtatcctaggaagtcacgactcgtaccgactctcgtcatttcgacagtcccgttgaacgtcgtctctttgaagacgttgctggcgtttcggggaacaggtacatcaaacacggcagctcttcgacggtcgtagactggcaaacgactgtgggcgtatttttcaagacccggatatcagcaaaaacatcttccgtttcccggcgtcgcccgcaataaacgacacgctcagcgcgtaccgtccgacgtcgggaacgggcagtctgaattcggtggagatacgatgcgtcGTTTCGGAGATATTCGTGCGCGAGCGGAATCGAGTGCGATCGGCAGGAAATGGCGttgtcgtgggagaagtcaggaagacgaccacagtctcacttttgACCGAAATGAATttggcgtgcgcgagccaaatttaACTGAGATTGGactcgccgtttttgagaaacgctccaacagacggacacacagacagacagacccgtaggggagctttttaatgctaattgttatttgtgtaattgtaattgtagttgtgacacttgttgttcattagctgttactttagtttcacctgtattagctttgatgtataaaaatatatgaaaatttgacagacagacagacagacagacagacagacagacagacacctctgtTTTATATATAGATTTTATCTACTACAGAGAATCTAGTTTTTGAAGATTTTTGACCCATGTTCTTGTGTGATTGCATCACGGCTGCGTTTTTAGCTCTACGAAACCAATTGAAGTGCCTACTCCCATTTTTCTAAATCtagacaacacatgcagtatgtagtctttggtagccGGTTGGAGAGTTACAACATGTCGTATCTAGCTTGTAGGCGTTAGACACTCGCTCCAACTCACTCTATTTCTATACTACAATTGATTGGGTTGTCGAAACACATCTAGATGGAGACTACGTGTAATTGCCTCTTGGGAAATCCCCTTACACGTGTAGATCACCTAGTAGATCGACTTCTTCCTTATTATAACCTATATACTCTCTGACACAACTTCAGGGATTTGCGTACAATGatagtcagcgtgcacacatgtactTACGTCGTCTACTTCTTATCTGCATATAGATGGTGGATTTTTCATGATGCACTCGATCAACTAGTAATTTTGGGTGTAGTCAACGAGGTTGAGTCTGCATTGAGAAGCTATGagtgcaaaacaacagcaaaacaacacgAGAGCGCTAACTCTGAaatcaaaatagaaaaaataaaatttttaaaaatgacaaatagaTCGTGCAAACGTTTAAAAGAAATTTCGTGCAagcgggatcctttttgtagtaaagcgaggaaacaacgcaacGACTCCaaaacttgttctgttgtcttcttttgttttctagaGTTTGCAAAAAAATAGTTGgaaagcgatctgtgacatgtttcggtgcatttggcacagtgaaaggcaTTATGCAAATAGCGGTCGACCTCCGCGTCGCTGTAAAGAGCGCGTCCGCacaactgctagagtaagagtagagacgttgcattgttatcgatgaagAGATTGAAGCTGTCGGGATCAGCACGCGGctcggatcccatttgcaagaaatctttcggatcccgtttgcacgaaggatccagattataagatacacacacagattgTTGGTTGTGTGTACAGTGGGCTACCCTTGATGCAAAAACACttacccctgatgcaaaaagcccctacccctgatgcaaaaaaacCCTACCCATGATGCTAAAAactagactcgtgcccagtcctcctccgcgctaggttgcttacaccacgtgcgctagctgtcacgtgtgtataggtccatgtggtttcacacgtgtggttggcctaagcacggaggaggactgggaccatGCTTCGTCATGTGACATCTTTtgagtctaattaagttatttagctCAGCCCGCTGGTCTCAGCTAAGATTTCTAATAGGTTGCTAAGGCTCTGCTAAACGACACAGAAGGTGGTAGATTAGCAAGAGCCTGCCTACAACCGGTCAGTCGCCTGGCCTCACAAATCAAcgccatcatgcacatgcacgatcCTCTTCGTAAAACTGCGCCGGCTAGCAGAGTCTAGAGTAGGATAACGCAGCCCATGACGGACATATTTCGTACATTTGACTACCTtcacaaatctaaagcagATCTAAATCTAAATACAGATTCAGATTGTCATACACCCAGATGTGTGTCTCTTTCGTGAGCTGCTGTACATCCTGGTAATCATTCGCCAAGTTCTTTAGTTAGACGTCGCTAAACCTGTTGATATGATTGTGAGACACCAAGATGGTCGAGGTCTGtaattgcttgttttcctGTACCGCGAGCAAACAAGCATGTAGGCTGTTAGGAGTGCAATCTCACTGCTTTGGCGATCTCAGAACTTCAGTGCCACAGTGCCGGTGATGAGAGTCTGCAGACGTGTGCTGTCAGCCTCCTCGTTGGCTTTCCCTTTGACCAGCGCTTGCAAGATGCCAAACAAATGAGGGCTTTGACGACGCATCGTGTCTTCGATGTCTTTCACGGAGAAATGGCGTAAATCTTGCCACGAAACAGGCCCTCGACCAAgagacacaggcacacaggGATCAGGACCCGTCGCAGCCTTTTGAAAAAGAGGCTTTACCTTCGCGTACTCGTGTGGCTCGACAGGTATCTAGAAGGTCTAGGCGCGCGCGAATGCACTTGCACTTACCATTGAGACCGCTCTTCTCGAAAGTCCTTCTCTGGTCGCACTCTCACGGACAACGACGACATCAACAAGTTATCTGCACGTAATGGCTTAGTGGCtctataattgttgtgtacttagtctttctaattgtgtaatCATGCATTACAAAAGCCTTCCTACGGAAGCTATCATGCTAAATAGAATTagtatctaccaatcatgtcACGCCATTTCGGTCAcgttacaaacatgtttgtcacgtgacgaagcatggtcccagtcctcctccgtgcttaggccaaccacacgtgtgaaaccacatggacctatacactcgtgacagctagcgcacgtggtgtaagcaacctagcgcggaggaggaaTGGGCACGAGTCTAGCTAAAAAACCCTaccctgatgcaaaaaaccctactctgatgcaaaaaacctcctacccctgatgcaaaaaaaccctacccctgatgcacaaaacccgtATCCCTGCTGCAAAAACCTCTACCCTTGATGCGAAatcccctacccctgatgcacgaTTATTCTTATTTTGGCACGTATCACGCGCCATACGATTGTTCATCAttagtcctacttagaacatgttgctctcttgaagatcgtggatgacatgctggtggtgcgcatgcaacggtgcctagctagatgcatggtcccatgggaccctagcttggcttcttgaagaaagaTAAATGCGTTTGTTAAAcagttttgcgattctttcgTAAAAAGTAGccaacgcatacaactattgcctgaactttactctgcgcttctcggtttgacgacagtttgaccgtaaaatggaggtttacgacatttcggcttttctgtcataatacACGGGATTGTTAcatcacccattgttggtctcccaaaggactgctgattgtctcaacaaattcccgagagatattcacgctgacaagctagtatacGCCACTTATGTTTCGCGTCCctaaacgattgctgattgactcgacaaactccccgagcgtgacacacacttacaaacaaacataggtaggtacaaacataggtacaaacaaacatagcgacataccaacagacagaccggaagtcaattcaacccgtttagagtaagcttctcgcgaagcagtccaccacttattgtggtgtccttcttttacgctcgtagctaataaatgattgattcatgatcaagaaaggtgggaaggcgaagtagtggaattcgagctcttgattagctaataACCCtctacgacgcatgatggcctgttgcatgtgtggtgtAGTGGGCACGAGTGCAAGAAACACAGAACCTTCTTTTCTGTAGAACCCAAAATATCTCAACTGATTATGATATCCGACTACTTCCGCTAATAAGTCTCTAATCAGATTAGTAACACCAAAAGTAGCATACACTAcagcatggtatcacgcagaatgcgcggtttacaaagtatgcggattacaccacaaTTGACGGatcaaggcgttgttgtaggcttcctagatatgtagatttagttctcTCACAACAGcttccgcggaaacgtgggactaGGGgtgcgtttccactagtgcctaaaccggtctaacaagtggtttaagcttaACTGGTTTAAGGATTTTTTCTCTATTTCCACCTGCGCTAAACCAATTATCAGGGAGTGCggtagggatgcgaagaatctaaaatgacGGCCCATACAagagtatccaaacgcatccgaaccggatctctcagaactcattacagagatctcggactcacgtagcgctcaacttcacacgttcctaatggtagccagactatcaccgctgacactaagcgcctcagaagccagctatcggcaagtaaaaaacccaatttgttctttcacatttcacttttgtcagccaggctagcgcctcactcgaagcagctacaacgacgagagtcacaccaaacgattcgctcttgtccgaagaattgcactgacccaacagctagaaatgtgcaaagtcaccttgtatcagtcaactgctgccatgcaattccacTTAGTGCTTTCCACAACACCATGTTGTTCCgatcacgtgtgtacatgtgactaccgtttggaagcctagctgccacttccatCTGCTGCTACATggtgcttacagttgcgtgtagttgaacatgtacgactatgttcaacggcgcggcgttctgtctgactctctgtgcatgtaagcgtgtatctctttTGTGGAACCCTACTACTAGTAagtaatgggagttgtttatagatgcaatcagtgttattacgtacatccgtcaactgctacgtacatccgtcagctgctacgtacttccgtgtatgctgagcgtaacgtgggagttgtttagctaaagatgcaatcaaagattgaaatcccggccgagctgcacacgtttgCTAGGACTggcatttccatttcaaactacatacacatactcGATGCATTACCCCTCTTTAGTTTTAAAGCTCTCTAGCTATGCAAATACGGCAACGTCACACGGCATTCTCGCTGTCGTCGCAGCTACTAGCAACTTCAGCCCAGTCATCGTCTAGCTAGCTCCCTCTCAGTAACCGTGCAAAATGCAGCGACGTAAGCTTCCTTTCTTCTGcttccttcttcttcttttcaAGCATGCCACAGTCAATCGGAAAACCACGTTATGCAAATCAGAATACGCCGAAATATCAGACATCATAGCCACtagtagcctcgtacccaagccctcttgcgcgcccggagaagaggacctggtacacgttgtatccgcatgcgcgcataagttagaaggaaatcggcgtaatgtatgcatgcatgcggaACTGACGTTATTTAGAATCTCAGCTGATAGTGTCGCGCGCAACTGTTGAACAAACACcgaaacagcttccgtgcgTGGACGAAGCCgtagatctagacccaaggtcaagtgatcCAACTAGACGATTTTAGACCTTGTTTTGTCGCAGTGTCGAGTTCGATGTCTAGCTAGTCGTACTGCAGTCAGGCTGTTTACAGTGTTTGCTTAGCGAGAAGGACTACAGCAGAAATTGCAGTTTATTTTGGGAATTTCTATTTGTACGACAGACGGTCTTCCACGCAGATCTTACTCCGTCCACTCGAGCTGTACTGTAGCAGAAAATTGAGGTTGTAGGCACATGACAGCCAGGACTAGGACTGGTATCTACGTCGAAAAAGCGGACAAAGAACATCACCTGTTtcgcgttcgattgggctcttccagaagaggctccgtgtgcacgcTATACgttcttccaacttctacagttctgccgTTAGAGTcgaaagagccaactctaccaactCTGCTGCTCGTTGGAAGAGAGTCTTCTGGAAGAGGATGGGAGAGCCCAATCTAACGCGTCCTTGTATCCGTGCGTACGTATTCCGTACGTATTTGCGCGCGACACTATCAGctgagattctaaacaacgtcagttccgcatgcatgcatacattacgccgatttccttctaatctaatttatgcgcgcatgcgaatacaacgtgtaccaggccccttctcgggcgcgcaagagggcctgggtacgaggctaagtCACTagtagcctcgaagttccagaccgtctcccaaaagaaatgggagacggtctggatcaacttctgatcaaaccgagttcggAAGTAGGCGTAGTTGCTTAAGAGAAGTGGAAGGGTTGTAACAGTCCAAAACGCCTTTTTAGATACTAGCGCTATGCCACCCGATGTGACAATAAGAGATCGATTACTACATTTTCGAGGTGTGTGCAAACAAGAGGATGGTATGGCATACCGTTTGTTTCAAAAGCGCGCTAGAATTACCGCGCTAGATTTGGTACAAACGACTGGATAGTATAGGATTCTAGGATCATTATCGTACTAGGATTATAATTGAATTCAAGAACATGCAGGCATACTGTTGTAGACTAGACTTCAAGAGCAGGTTGTAGAAACCTGTATAGTTGTAGGAACCgttaatttgtattaattaattaattaattatgtagtAGTCCACTAAAGTCCGTTcccgaataggagaatacgtgggaATTGCGGTTAATAGATAAAGAATTGAAGAGCTGAGATGGGCGTAGTTAATTACTTAACGGTTCCAGTATAGCCACGTTTCGCTATGAACTTACGTTCAAAGGTTCAGTCAATGCTtcaactacataagcttgctagctacagctgttttacttatcaatccatAATTGAAAGTACGTCcgcgtcagctttcaagtaaTGGGCGTTATAGcggtgactttgaagttatctgacacctggtgtaaatgAAGGATCAGGGCAGGACCAAGTGCGTGTCCTACAGGAAGTTACAAATTCTGTCgtaataaagaaccaatcaccgtattcattaactgatctggaaccgCCTTCTTGTGAGCTTTCCGaagatgttggaatcaactcgCTCGGACGTCCGCTTCAGAAGATACAGGTTTCCcccacgtattctcctattcgggaacggactttagtaATTCGAAACATCGTGAAATGTTTTGATGCgccttatatatatatatatatatatatatatatatatatatatatatatatatatattagtatatatatatatatacgggaCCTTGCAATGGCGGCGCCCATCTTTTGAATTTAGTCTGCCGTTTCCTTCGTTTACTTGGCTTCTAGCAATATGTCCAGCAAGTTGGTTGAGGAagttgacagtgatgatgatgatgcggATGATGGGGGGACAGATAGCTGCCAGCGTCGCGATCTCCTTTCCACACTCACCTGTGAGTCAGAGTTGGAGAGTTGCTCTTGCCCCTTATGCCATTGTTCGTACGCCAACAGTAACTCCCTTTGGCAACATATTAATTTGGAACGCGTCTCTCGCTCTCGTTTTCCATCCGCGTCTTTTTTGTCTGCTCACAAACGGCGTCTCTGTTCTGAATGTGGCTTCGCATATTCTGCCCATTGGAAAGTTTGTCGACGGTCTCAAGGCCCTGGTCGCCCTAGATGTGGTGGTTTGATGGTAGATCCTCTTCTGTCTTCCTGGCTCTCTGGAATGCCGTCGACTCACGATCTGGCTAGCGCGCCTACAGATGTTACTTCACGTCATTCTGTAACAGGTGAATCAGCGTCTGGTGCTTCCTCAGATTCTTCATCTTGTCCTTTCACTGATCAGATCAGCCATTTTGAAGACCCTGTTCTTAAAGCAATCAAGGCAGCATGCAGCCTCGCGTGTCCCGTTCACCTGGAGGCTGTCTTGTTTGAGTCTTTGATGCAAGAGGCTTCTCTGCTACAAGTCAAGACTATTGGCCATATTCCACGCTCTGTTCGTCCTGTTCTTGCGGAAGTTCTTGCCACAGAATTCAGGAATGCCACATACCATGGTTTATGGGGCTATGCTCGTCTTCACATGTTCCCTAAAGCTGTTTTGAGATGCCCACCAAGAAGCGGACGGAAGAAACGTGTTTTTGTCAAATCCTTGTTATTATCCCGTCTAGAACGGTGGACTTCTGGTGATATTCAGTCTCTTTGGTTTGAGGCTAGACTGAATGCTGATTGTAAACAGTCTTCTAATTGCAAGTCTTCGCCTGTAGATCAGATTAATCGAAAACGGGCGCTTGCTTATGCCAGAGAAGGTCGTTACAGAGATGCCATGCGGTGCCTTGGCTCTCTGGGTACAGCCAGCCCTCATGACAGCAAGGTTCTTGAAGAAATCTATCAACGCCACCCAGAGCATGTCTTGCCAACTGTTTCTGGTGATATCCCTCCTTCACTATCTGTCAGTATGGATTCAGTTCTGGCTTCACTTCAAGCTTTTCCTCGAGCATCCAGCCCTGGTGCTTCTCAACTGAAGTCTCAGCATTTGTTTGATGCTATTCTTGGTACTACAACTCCTTCAGCCAAGCAGTGTTTGGAGAACTTGACCTGTTTCGtaaattttcttttgtctggTCGTGCTGACCCTAGGATAGCCCCTTGGTTATGTGGAGCACGTCTCACTGCTCTATTGAAGAAGCATGGTGGTGTCCGCCCTATAGCTGTCGGTGAGGTCCTACGTCGACTTGTCAGCCGTCTGTGCTGTTCTGCTGTGAAAGAGGACTTACCTGACACCTTTTTGTCTTATGGTCAGGTTGGTGTTGGTGTCCCAGGAGGTTTAGACGCTGCTGTGCACACACTATCAGCTTGTATTGCTCGATATGGATCTGATCCCAACTTGTTTTGCCTAAAAATTGATATGAAAAATGCCTTTAATGAATGCTCTCGAGCTTCTTTTTTGGTGTTACCATTGTGAAGGTATGTTGCATTTTGGGAATTCTTGGATCAAGTCATCTGCAGGAGTGCAACAAGAGGATGCCCTTGGTCCCCTACTATTCTCCCTCGTTCTTATGGAGTTTTTGGATGATGTGGGTCCATTGCCAGATATGAAGCTGAAGTTATGGTATTTGGACGATGGCTCTTTCCTTGGCCAGCGAGCTTCAGTTGCTTGTCTCTTGGATGCCTTGTTATCAAAGGGTCCCTCCTTTGGTCTTCATatcaatttgaacaaatgtgAGGTCTTTTGGCCTCTGGAGATCAGAATTTCCCCAAATTTGCTACAGAAATTCAGCGCAGTGTTCAGGTTCATGGTGGTGTTGACTTCCTTGGTTGTCCTGTATATGGATCTTCCTCATATGTTACTGAATTTGTTTCCCAACGAGTGGACAAGATTTTGGATTGGCAGGACTGTTTGACAGCTTTAGAGGATCCTCAGGTggagcttcatcttctccgCAGCTGTTTGAGCCTTTGCAAGCTAAATCACATCATTAGAACGGTTCCTGGCTTCAAGATCAATGATGTATTGATGCAGTTTGACAGTGGTCTTCATCACAGTTTAGAGGCTTTATCCTCTTCTTCGGTCTCTGACCTGGCatggaaacaggcaactctTCCAGTTCGTTTGGGTGGTCTAGGTCTTCGTGAGGCCTCTAGATCTTTATCTGCAGCTTTCgttggcagctgcaactcttctcGGCAGTTGTCTCTCCGTCTTCTTAATGACTCAGCGTTCATGCCGgtacatgaagaaaatgattggactcagca
It contains:
- the LOC134195211 gene encoding uncharacterized protein LOC134195211, whose amino-acid sequence is MPSTHDLASAPTDVTSRHSVTGESASGASSDSSSCPFTDQISHFEDPVLKAIKAACSLACPVHLEAVLFESLMQEASLLQVKTIGHIPRSVRPVLAEVLATEFRNATYHGLWGYARLHMFPKAVLRCPPRSGRKKRVFVKSLLLSRLERWTSGDIQSLWFEARLNADCKQSSNCKSSPVDQINRKRALAYAREGRYRDAMRCLGSLGTASPHDSKVLEEIYQRHPEHVLPTVSGDIPPSLSVSMDSVLASLQAFPRASSPGASQLKSQHLFDAILGTTTPSAKQCLENLTCFVNFLLSGRADPRIAPWLCGARLTALLKKHGGVRPIAVGEVLRRLVSRLCCSAVKEDLPDTFLSYGQVGVGVPGGLDAAVHTLSACIARYGSDPNLFCLKIDMKNAFNECSRASFLVLPL